Proteins from one Primulina huaijiensis isolate GDHJ02 chromosome 18, ASM1229523v2, whole genome shotgun sequence genomic window:
- the LOC140963958 gene encoding uncharacterized protein translates to MAPSQMEDGQQEVQDPLGEINLGGLENPKVVYVSKLLEEQLKQDLINMLKEYKDCFTWSYDDMPGLDRKLVEHRLPLKEGFKPFQHPSRRMSKEVELNVKEEVEKLLKAKFIKPIRYTEWLSSVVPVMKKNGKRGVEVDKNKEKAIMEANPPKNKKELQRFLGYGMALKLYISAAYESIGCLLVQNNHEENEQAIYYLSRFLTPVKADWQMVFSIGRVYIDLLPPKIRKRPSYSRFFSSYPSLDEPIGEQAEYEVLVIGLEILKNLGVKELLISGDFQLVLESTGRDIPHGLKMKPLNYVLVVGDLYRKDLDGLLLRYIGFLEALEIMKQVHEVVGGAHQSGVKMRWLIRRYGYYWPSILKDCIKYAKGCQPCQKHGNIQRIPPDELHSVVTPWPFKGWAMDLIGKIYPASSKGHSFILVATDFFTKWVGAVPLKKAKQGDVIKFVKENIIHRFGIPESLTTVQGTMFTGSDTREFAADYGIKLINSSPHYPQSNGQVEASNKVLIKIL, encoded by the exons ATGGCGCCATCTCAAATGGAAGATGGCCAACAGGAAGTACAAGACCCGTTGGGAGAAATTAACTTGGGGGGGCTTGAGAATCCAAAAGTGGTATATGTGAGTAAGCTACTGGAAGAGCAGTTGAAGCAAGATTTAATCAATATGCTGAAAGAATACAAAGACTGTTTTACATGGAGTTATGATGACATGCCAGGGTTGGACCGAAAATTGGTCGAACATCGACTTCCACTCAAAGAAGGTTTCAAACCATTTCAACATCCATCTCGTCGCATGTCAAAAGAAGTTGAGTTGAATGTGAAAGAAGAAGTTGAGAAATTGTTAAAGGCTAAGTTTATAAAACCAATCAGATATACCGAATGGCTTTCGAGCGTTGTTCCAGTCATGAAAAAGAATGGAAAG AGGGGAGTTGAAGTggataaaaacaaagaaaaagctATTATGGAAGCAAACCCACCCAAAAACAAGAAAGAGTTACAACGTTTTCTTGG GTATGGAATGGCCCTTAAACTGTATATCTCTGCTGCTTATGAATCAATTGGGTGTCTGCTAGTTCAAAATAATCATGAAGAAAATGAGCAAGCTATCTATTATTTGAGTAGATTCCTTACTCCAGTAAAG GCGGATTGGCAAATGGTGTTTAGCATTGGCCGAGTTTACATTGACCTATTACCCCCAAAAATCCGTAAAAGGCCAAGCTATAGCCGATTTTTTAGCTCATATCCTTCACTTGATGAGCCTATTGGAGAGCAG GCGGAATACGAAGTACTGGTCATTGGAttggaaattttgaaaaatttaggGGTGAAAGAATTGTTAATATCAGGGGATTTTCAGCTG GTGCTAGAATCAACCGGGAGAGATATTCCTCATGGTTTAAAAATGAAACCACTTAATTACGTCTTAGTGGTAGGAGATCTGTACAGGAAAGATTTAGATGGTCTGCTACTCAGATACATAGGTTTCCTAGAGGCATTGGAGATCATGAAGCAAGTTCATGAGGTAGTAGGTGGAGCTCATCAATCTGGAGTAAAGATGAGATGGTTGATAAGGAGGTATGGCTACTATTGGCCATCTATCCTGAAAGATTGCATCAAATATGCTAAGGGATGCCAGCCATGTCAGAAACATGGGAACATCCAAAGAATTCCACCGGATGAGCTCCACAGCGTCGTCACACCATGGCCGTTCAAGGGCTGGGCCATGGACTTAATAGGGAAAATCTACCCAGCATCATCCAAAGGCCACTCGTTCATCCTTGTGGCCACAGATTTTTTCACCAAATGGGTAGGAGCAGTGCCTTTGAAGAAAGCGAAACAAGGGGATGTCATTAAATTTGTGAAAGAGAATATTATCcatagatttggaattccagaGTCACTAACCACGGTTCAGGGAACTATGTTCACGGGCTCAGATACGAGAGAATTTGCAGCAGACTATGGaatcaagttgataaattcttCCCCTCATTATCCACAATCCAACGGACAAGTCGAAGCATCGAACAAAGTTTTGATAAAGATTCTATAG